The DNA region CATTTCAAAGTGTAGACTTGAAagtatatgtagcatttttctttgacTTGAAACGACATATAACAcgtttttactatttttttttttttttgggtaaattcactttaccccatTGAAGTTTtagaggtttttcaattcaaaccctaatgttaaaaaattggcaatgtactcccctaatatttcaaaaaattttagttcagaccctccgttactaatttccgtctaattggatggaaatcatcTCATGTGCGTTTCACGTGGAATTTTGATgctctctattccaattttgttctcattaaaacctatgaaattatgtaattatcCTCATTAAAACCACGtaagggtaattacataattttataggtttttaatgaggacaaaatttgaatagagggcatcaaaatcccacgtgaaacgcacatgggatgatttacatccaattagacggaaattagtaacggaaggtctgaattgaaaatttttgaaatattagggagatacattgccaattttttaacattagggttcgaattgaaaaatctctaaaattttaggagataaaagtgattttttttttttttcttgagcaaatacaaacaaaggaaaaggtTATATAGACGATTCTTCTGGCCCATTATTGATTCTATTAGAACATAAAACGAAGGTATATTGAAAATGCTCTCAAACACAAAGTTGATAAAGCTCACTTAACGATGTGATCTGCACTAAAATTTGTAATTCTTGAAACAAACTTAAAAATGTTGTAATTTCAAATGAATGTAGGAAGTGATTGGACCAGTCTAGATTGTGTTGATTGATATGTACCATGCTAGCATGATTTTACTTGAACACACAACTACACAAGccaagtccaaaaaaaaaaaaaaaattagaaaatatatatgtgaatAGGAAAAGTCTGAAAAGAGATATGGGGGAGGTCAACTGTTAACTACTACCAAGTAAACCAGACATCATGactagaatatatatatgtggtgtCTGTAAGAAATGCGGTGCGTGAAAATCTCCTTTAGCTTCTTCACTCAACAAATTACTAAGTGCAATGATTCataacaaaaagtatttgatcAATActtccaactccaacacatccACCTAAAATATTCTGATGTTAAGttgatattatttaaaaataaaaaaataaaagaaataaaatgtattttactaattatatatatatatatatatatatattttaaaataatatttacttagTATTAAACGAACActaaaaaatatgtttaaaaTAGTTAACAATTCAGACACCAAATAACCAAATATGAAATACTTAATATGAATCTATCTATTTAAATTGTATATGATCTGTTTGTCTGTTAAGCGgataattcaaaatttactcAGCTACATGAACCCTATATTAATTCTGTGGTCAATAATTTCTACAACAAAATTGAGGAGAAATCTCTCAAGAATTCCTAATTTGAAATCgtaaaataacaaagaaaatgagTAAATGAAAAGCTTTTTTGTTGTACTCAAATCTCAACTGAGCAACTGGACAGTTCAACTTGTGGCTCCTGGTCGTGGGTAGGCCAACGTCTCTTCCGATGGAGTTTGAGACATAGCCAGGTCAACGCCTTCTCTTGCTATGACGTCATCTTCCTCGTCAGCCTCCAGCTCCTCTCTCACCCGCATAAGTACTCCCACTCTTCGACCTCACTGCCCAATTCCCCCCTCCCTAGTCCCTCCCTAGCTCCCCAAAACCCCTTAAAACCCACGCGCCATGTATGGTCACACAAACACCATATTCTCACGCGCCGCCGAATTCCTCGGCCAGTCCACGTCACCCGACTCCACACTCCCGTTAACTCTCCCTTCAGCTCCGTTACTGACTCCAAACTTGCTCATCCCCGACCAGTTTAACGTGGCCGAGTTCGACTCGGTCCCCGCGCTGAACTCGGAGGTCGGAAACAGTAGTAGCTGTAGTGGGTGCAGTAGCTACGGCTCGCCCAGTTCGCTGGCGAGCCATTGCACTCAGAGCCTGAGCCAGAGGCCGGCTTTCATTCAGAGAAGCGTGAGCAGCCACTCGCTCATGAAGAACGGCTTCCGCCAACTCTTCTCGTCGGCTCCCGAGTTTCTCGACTCCGACGCCGGTCCCTTCAGGAGGGTTTTCAGTACCGGAGATTTGCAGGTTAGCTCTGTGAAATTACTGAAATGCCCACTTTCTTTTCACGTAAGGACCTTTCGATCATTGTGTGTTTTAGCCacatgcaaaacaaaaaaaaacaaaaaaaaaaaatttatgtggttAAACACCCTTTCccttttaattatgattaagcttataatttgattttcttttttcttttttcttttttcttttttcttttttaatttttatttgggtaCAGAGAATTCATATGGTGCAACACAGTCATCGATCAGATAGTCCGTTGTCGAATGAGAACAGTATCATCATCGAAAGTATGAGCAAGGCGTGTCGGTATAGTCCTGAGGAGAAAAAGGAGAGGATTGAGAGATATAGAAGCAAGAGAAACCAAAGAAATTTCAACAAGAAGATTAAGGTTCTGTCATcatgttaatttatttgttattaggtaattaacaaacaaaaaaacaaaaagaaaactgcTTTTTGAACAATTATTGTAGCAAGTGGGATGAGAATCATGAGATAGCTAGCTTGAGTTGTAGTTCTTTCTTTATTTGCATTAAGGCCACGTGataatttacaaattaaattcGGGTTTAAGATATTAGATTACATTTGAAACTATTTAAATCATTTGTAAGCTTTATAAATAAAACAGTGTACAATAAAAGCACATTCTAGTCTTATCAGACACTTTTTTAATGATGGACATAATTGTCTAACAACGAAACGACctgttttgaccattttgtaATTAACAAGGTCATTTTAAATACAGTATGCATGTAGGAAAACATTGGCAGACAGCCGACCACGCATCAGAGGACGGTTTGCAAGGAACGATGAAATTGAACATCATCATCAGAAGAGTTGTGAAGCTGATCAACAAAGCCATATAGGTGGGGAAGAGGATGAGGAGGAAGATGATGATTGGATCAACTTTATTGCCACATTCTCAGCAAATATGGCTCCTTAAAATCCTGACAGTCCATATATGTTGGGACAATTATATTGTCGCTTTTATCCTTCCTCGTTAGTACTATGATTTATTCTAAGTGTGCTTCAAAGTAGGTGATCATCATCATGTACATGTACATATAGGGGTTGATTGCATTAATATTGTTGTTCAATATCATGTATTTGGCAAGGCTTGATGAAAAGCTAGCTGAAGCTTTTTGACTGCCTGAAATATTTACAAATCAGGCAGTTTTGAATCTTCGgatgattaatataatattgtCGGCTTGTAGCCATTCATCTAAATAGAAGGTTTTAGAGGGTCTTGTTTGCAATTCAAACATGCCTTTTTGTTTTAGTGCATAGAGCTAAACAAAATTTCAAGTTAAAAAGGATGAGGATAAAGACGTTACCGTTGACAAAGTAACAGAAAATAAGCGGAAAGGTAATGATGGAGGCCGGTGGCGGCGCCGACAACTTACTTTGGAGGCCAAGCTAATTAAGATTGATCAAAATATacttcactttttctttttctttttttggcatttaGTGCATTATATACAATAGCACAAAAAATTATACGGGATAAATGCAAAACAGATTCACGTGAttagcctaaattataaattattttatatggtataaaaaataatttataggtttttgtagttaacctaaattacaaatcattcactgtgatataaaaattaatttataggttctcatggtaagccaaaataacagtttacttactgaaatcaatttttgttaaataatttaacataatccATTACTTtgtcatgtcatacccaataaaaatgtgacacatattattattaattttttactttaaaaaatgacaactaggaATTTCCACATCATTTTAAGACACGAGCTAAAATTACACATCCGGTCTCACTCCAGGTCATACTGCTATAGTAAATTAACTTAATCTCttctatccccaaaattttactttgtACGTAAGCCTCTCTCATTTGCATCTTTCTTGCCACGATTTGGGAGCATTTTGCGAAAATTTGAGGGCCACAtcttctaaccattgaaaatatatatataactattatTTTGGTCTACCCTGAggatttataaattattttttataccataggGAGTGATTTGCAATTTAGGTCAACTACaagaacttataaattatttgttatatcacagggagtgatttataattttggctaatcacaatgaccaattttttatttatcctaaattataaatataatccATGTAGAAATTTACAGGGAATATAGcagaaatgagagaaagaaaagaacataaTGATATTATGGGTTGTTAGGTGTTAGACACTTACGTCCATTACTTTAAATTGTTCATAGGATTACATTGTGATTtcattaacttgattatttACCATACAAAgtttcctatttatagggtaggtGAGTGAGtataagtatagtaatcaaatctaGAGATCTGATTAATGTTGCGGTAGACAATGGCAAGTGGTGTCGTCGGGGGCTGACAATGGGGCCAAAAGGTTGCATTGGCTTGGGCCAGAAACAAAAGGGTCCGGCCAAAAATAACAAGGCCAACTTGAGCCAAAAATCGGTTCAAATCAGGCCCAAAGCAAAAGGAACGACTTGGGCCAAAACAACTGAATAAGCCCATTTGAGCGGTCATGGGCCACGCACCGAATCCGGCTCACACGTATCATGCATGCATAGCACACTTTAGTAGTCATCAAGTCGACTAACCCAAACCCAGCTCGCGTGTCACGCACATGATGTGGTCCACTTTGATCGGTTATTGGATTTGGGCACTCATGCATGGTGTGCATGTAGATCATGACCCGCTTGGGTCGTTTATCAAATCCAAGTTATCGGATCCGATCTACGCATAAAGCGTGTGACAAGGCTATAAGGCATGTGGCCAAGCGTGAACCTTTTTTAGGGTGCATTATAGCGCGTGGAGGCTGCTtaggacaaaaataaaatagaagtttAATGTAAAGAGAAAAATCTATatatccccctcaaactaccaatcaattgacaatatctctcttgaactttcaattgtgacaatgaccctctcaaactaccaaaaaatgtATTATTGCGGCTAAAACGTCAATTAGTTTTGGGCATCTAATTGAAGATACTAGACGTGTACTACTCGCTATACCAAGATGGAATTGTGTATTTGTTCATCGCGAAGTCAATGAGGCGGCTCATAGGATGGCAAGAGCGGCCACCACTGATGTCAATGATAGGATTTGGAAGAATACCACTCCTCATTGTATTAGTGACattattttgatggagcaattaGCTCTATCTTGATGATTGTTTGTTGGAGTTTTCTACTCCATCTTATGatttattatcaatgaaattcaaCAGttctgtttcaaaaaaaaaaaaaaaaaaaaattgtcctatcccaaacattttcattttttctactTTGCAATTAGTTGCAGTTATTTTCCTTTACCGTCATGAGAGGTGATTGTATCAATCACTATCATGGGTTGCAAACACTATTTATATTGATTGTCATTAAATTATTGTTGCTAttacttttgtcaaaaaaaaaatcattatatcCATCATTACATTCACTACCGTGCGCCGCATATATCTTTTCATTGGCCAATGATAGATTTAAATTCTaaatctaatataatataatatatatttttctcaagtTATTATAAGTTTCAACCATTACTTGAGTaatgaaatgaattttgaaaatgacaGATTATAAATTCAGTGATTTTACTAGCTCTTATATTTCTAGTGCATACTCTGTTGATGTTGTCTCTTTATAATATTGCTACCAAAATAGAAATCAATATGAAGGCCTAAGGAAAATGTCTATGATAggttaagagtaatgttagtaGCTTTTCTTTTGTTACCAAAATTGCAAGCTAGTTAAATATGATGGTATAATTATATCGAATTATTTGTTAGCTATGTTAACGATTTAGAACATTATGTAAGAATTTGGGAAAAGATTAATAtgtgaatataaaaagaaaacaatgacTTTTGGTCATTGTTGCTTAAAcgatttgaattgaaaaatcaaGATCTCAACGTTcgtgaattttctttttgattagtTATTAAGGAGCTCGCCCCATTTTTAGTGGTTCAGTCCATGTACcttttcattatatatttaaatttttttttttttttaaaaaaaggtccttatacatttttttgttttttgttttttgtttggtttttgaaATGTCACAAGGTTTTGAATAAATCATACTTGATAATCAATGTCAagttaaatataccggtatgaaaAATAGAACATTTAGAAGGCAGTTAAAAGCATAATGCAGAAATGGTTGATCCGAAGATTGGTTTTTCGAACACCCTAGCTCTTTTCTCTCTGAGCGCCGTAGGCGCACAGGTAAGGTATCTCCAGGcttggggaggagggatggccgttggctgcctccctcctcccctcgccCTCTTCGCAACGGGTGCCAGAAGTTTACCTGATGCCCCTAACCCCATTGTCTCCTCTCTCCCCCTTCTTTGCTGCCCATTTCCCCCTCTAGTCCGCTTTTCTCTAGTGTGGCCCTTCTCCCTTTCTCCACCTTGGCGCCTTCCTCCCCTGCCATCATCCTCTGCTGTGTTTTTTTGCTAGATCGAGCTTGGCTTTGGACTAGTTCGTTTTTGCCCGATTTATTGCCCTCCACCCCCACCTCAACGCATGCCCCACCACCTTGCTAACCAATTTCACCCGTGTCCATCCCACCTTTTGCACTGGATTCGTATCTCCGGCTGTgattttgttttcgttttctggtttttttttttgctttcccTTTCTGCATATTTTTTTGACGTTTATCTTGGtgtattgttatttgtttaagtTGCTTGTTTGGCACACTCTTTAGGTGCTGGTCTTGGGGGATTCACTGAAACTCTCCCCccagtttgttttgtgtgcgTTGCCCATTTCCTCCACATCCGCTCTGCCGTCCACCGTCCGTTGTCCAGTCTTTCTCGCGTCTCCATCGCAATGAACTTCCAACGCCACCTTCAACGTCGGTTTCCGGCCAGTACG from Corylus avellana chromosome ca10, CavTom2PMs-1.0 includes:
- the LOC132163051 gene encoding uncharacterized protein LOC132163051, whose translation is MYGHTNTIFSRAAEFLGQSTSPDSTLPLTLPSAPLLTPNLLIPDQFNVAEFDSVPALNSEVGNSSSCSGCSSYGSPSSLASHCTQSLSQRPAFIQRSVSSHSLMKNGFRQLFSSAPEFLDSDAGPFRRVFSTGDLQRIHMVQHSHRSDSPLSNENSIIIESMSKACRYSPEEKKERIERYRSKRNQRNFNKKIKYACRKTLADSRPRIRGRFARNDEIEHHHQKSCEADQQSHIGGEEDEEEDDDWINFIATFSANMAP